The Humulus lupulus chromosome 4, drHumLupu1.1, whole genome shotgun sequence genome has a window encoding:
- the LOC133832255 gene encoding uncharacterized protein LOC133832255: METIMTLIRFGGVWTDIYQYDDYTMTGLIIPTNCSLNNLVHLVKTEIKCNIQNIEVISQLSTGMPPMKLLTDNSVLFYIELKKKQSEVTELPLCITTVDQTIAETVQHTTYEEETQKQNTDLEKLVLQLNNEQSATELQYNEETYTRNNQVQTFPNITDIADDVAEFIIERTEENKRKRKEETEIITDHKIFKVEEGQIYKDKKLLKSALCYYAMIHNFQFKTKRSEPREYLVTCVDDNCNWLLRASKFRKTETFKIRKYVKTHTCSLDIIMEDHRQANCNVIGELIKSKYMSIKRVHTPHDIINDMLDDFGVSMGYQKVWRAREKALELERRNQDDSYQKLPIYLHMLKVSNPGTITHLVTDNTYHFKYMYLAFANSIKGWKHCRPVIVIDGTYLKTSFGGTLFTASTMDANNNIFPLAFGIGDFENDSSWLWFFTKLKETYGEREGMAIISDRHKSIENAIDDVYPKAFHGACIFHLLNNIKVNFGVHGEDLNLNVVKAAKSYRVQSFEHYMHEIEKIDTRIRPYLQKIGYSTWSRCHAPTRRYTTMTSNIAESINAALKAARTLSITTMMEGLRSLVQKWVFPVNTILYQVVVEQKGNFLVNLMEKTCECKRFQQDKIPCAHAIAVFAKTRLKTYDYVADYYKTTTMKATYDSTVHPLPNESEWTLPETLNKIFLPPKSRKPPGHPRRKRIRSRGEPKVQIKCGRCAQPGHNRKTCRNEPI; this comes from the exons ATGGAGACCATAATGACATTGATTCGTTTTGGAGGTGTATGGACAGATATATATCAGTATGATGACTACACCATGACTGGACTGATAATACCAACAAATTGTTCTCTAAACAATTTGGTTCATTTAGTGAAAACTGAGATAAAAtgcaatattcaaaatattgaggTGATTTCCCAGTTATCAACAGGTATGCCACCAATGAAATTACTCACTGACAATTCAGTTCTATTCTACATTGAGCTGAAAAAGAAGCAAAGTGAAGTAACTGAGCTACCACTATGCATCACCACTGTTGATCAAACAATAGCTGAAACTGTTCAACACACTACATATGaagaagaaacacaaaaacagaaCACAGATTTAGAAAAGCTAGTTCTTCAACTAAACAACGAGCAATCAGCTACAGAATTACAATATAACGAAGAAACCTACACAagaaataaccaggtacaaacCTTCCCAAATATTACAGACATAGCTGATGATGTAGCCGAATTTATCATAGAGAGAacagaagaaaacaaaagaaaaagaaaagaagaaacagAAATTATAACTGATCATAAAATTTTCAAAGTTGAAGAAGGCCAGATTTATAAGGACAAAAAGCTATTGAAATCTGCTCTATGTTATTATGCTATGATCCACAACTTCcaattcaagacaaaaagatctGAACCAAGAGAGTACCTGGTAACCTGTGTGGATgacaattgtaactggttacttagagcTTCAAAGTTCAGGAAAACAGAAACATTTAAAATCAGAAAGTATGTAAAAACTCACACCTGCTCCTTGGATATCATTATGGAAGACCACAGGCAGGCTAATTGCAATGTCATTGGGGaactaataaaatcaaaatacatGTCAATAAAGAGAGTACACACACCACATGACATAATCAACGACATGCTAGATGATTTTGGTGTTTCAATGGGGTACCAAAAAGTCTGGAGAGCAAGAGAAAAAGCTTTAGAATTGGAAAGGAGAAACCAAGATGATTCATACCAAAAACTTCCCATCTACCTTCACATGCTAAAAGTCtcgaacccaggtacaattacacACCTGGTTACAGACAATACATATCACTTCAAATATATGTACCTAGCATTTGCAAATTCCATCAAAGGATGGAAACACTGTAGGCCAGTCATTGTCATAGATGGAACTTACTTGAAGACATCATTTGGGGGaactttattcactgcttcaacaaTGGATGCTAACAACAACATATTCCCATTAGCCTTTGGAATAGGAGACTTTGAAAATGATTCCTCTTGGTTATGGTTTTTCACAAAGCTAAAGGAGACATATGGAGAAAGAGAag GTATGGCAATCATTTcagacaggcataaaagcatagAAAATGCTATAGACGATGTATACCCAAAAGCTTTCCATGGAGCATGCATATTCCACCTATTAAACAACATCAAAGTCAATTTTGGTGTCCATGGGGAGGACCTAAACCTAAACGTTGTCAAAGCAGCAAAGTCATACAGGGTACAATCATTTGAGCACTACATGCATGAAATAGAAAAGATTGACACACGCATAAGACCGTATTTACAAAAAATTGGATATTCAACTTGGTCTAGATGCCATGCTCCAACAAGAAGATATACAACGATGACATCAAATATAGCTGAATCAATAAATGCTGCATTGAAAGCTGCAAGAACGCTGTCAATCACTACAATGATGGAGGGCCTTCGAAGTTTAGTTCAAAAATGG GTCTTCCCAGTAAACACTATACTGTACCAAGTTGTGGTTGAACAGAAAGGAAATTTTTTGGTCAACCTAATGGAGAAAACATGTGAATGCAAAAGGTTCCAACAAGACAAAATACCGTGTGCACATGCAATAGCAGTATTCGCCAAAACACGGCTGAAAACATATGATTATGTTGCTGATTACTACAAAACTACAACTATGAAAGCAACATATGACTCAACTGTTCATCCATTGCCAAATGAAAGCGAATGGACACTGCCAGAGACTTTAAACAAAATTTTCCTACCACCAAAATCAAGAAAACCACCAGGCCACCCTAGAAGGAAAAGAATCAGATCTAGAGGAGAACCAAAGGTGCAAATAAAATGTGGAAGATGCGCGCAGCCAGGACATAATAGAAAAACATGCAGGAATGAACCAATCTGA